actATTCGATAAGTTCTATTGCAAACTTTTCAACATATATTCTTTGAGATTTTGCAACAggactataaaaaattatttgctccgATTTTACAGGATcagtttagaaagaaaaaaaaaacagctgtgaaaataaatagtttaaaatcatattttattattgaatcatGAATGatgatttttagcaaaatttatcttacagaatttattaaagaaaatgacatTGAAAAGGAATCTcgaattatttctgtaaaatcaaATAGACAtcacacatttaattttttttaatattacattttattcatccTTTTCAGGTTGCTCTTCTCCTTACTGTTTTTGCAGTCATCGATGCCACCGTATTGGCTCCTGGACTTCTCAATGCCGGAATCCTGGCTCCTGGTGCTGTTACTCAATCAGTCGTCTCCATTCCTGGAGCCGTGAGCACCGACAGCAGGATCATCGGCCCCGGATTGATCGGAGCTTCACCCCTTCTGTTAAATGGAGGAATTATTGGTCTGAACGGAGGAATTCTGGCTCCAGgtcttattttgaagaaataaataggGTACCTAGAATTCCATTAATATCTGATGACGAAATGCCTGCATTTAATGTGCAAATCTGAAgatattcagattaaaaaaaagcagctttaaaaaatttaatagtgaaTTTAATAATACCGACCAAATTTAAATAGAATCTGTTGAagattatgtattttgaattctagatattttcaataaaaagtatgatttctttacatctttttaatttttttttacattagaacAACACAGGACATTAtgacaacattttaaaaagtatttgtagGTAATTTATAATAggtcattattatttttagagataaGTTATGATTAAAAATGCGCCTTGAGGAAAGTGAATGAGATAAAGTCACATAATAAATTCGAAGCAGttgctttttctttataaataaatcataaaacttaatttatcatAAAGTAGTTAagccaacaaaaaaaaatttaagattgaataattatatatgtttaatgcaattgtaaaataacagtaaaaaaatttaaattccctttcagatttattttataagtctttaaacaaaactattttcaatatatcgaccgtaaataatttttgaatttattaaattgtacaTCATATTATTCTTAACATCagagaaaagaaatgtaaatatttgactAAATTGGATAacttaaaataagcttttaattccaaagaaaagtgcgtaaaaagaaataaacaaaattacttaTCCTGTATGAAGTATAGCAGAAACTTTTCTTTCAAACCTAAAATCGGTAACAGCATCGAATTAGGAATCGTAATTGCAGTATAATAATTGACCATATATTGAAACAGAGAGCCTTAGAAAAATCTGCCAgtttctcaaagtattttttgcTGGCATATTGTggaattgctaaaaatatttatacttcttttCCAATCCttagctatattattaattctagtagaatataaattatattacattctCGTATTCGTAGACTTTTATCCACTTGTTTTTTATTAAGAAGTTTGCAACAAATACCATagttaaaatcttcaaaaatatgttaattttacccttgtaataatgaaataaatcatattctTCTTCCCACTTTATGTATTCTGCTATAACAAAATCTAGATAAtggtaaaaaatgtgaaataaaccATGTTAAATCTTCTTTTTGTGGAAAGTtatgattaaaaaagttattattaaaaaagcatacTGGAATGTTTTCTTAAGAAGcgtataatatttatacaaaatgttcTTATTACCTGCACAAATATAGGAAAGAAgaacaattattcatttaatgcTGAAATCAAACGGCATATTTATATTACTCATTCATTATTAATCTCTTTCAAGACAGCTTGTATATTCTATCTTTATGTTCTAAAGTGCATTTAAactaattactatttaaaaatcaaaattaaactaacgaaaaaaatcttttaataaataattaagatcgGAAAAATAATCAGgtaatcaagaaaattaaatgtaatgaattaattatagtgaattgtgttaaaataatttattgaaagattgAAAACaacataaactttaataaaattataaaatattggctGAAAGTTTTTAGCAATAGCTTTTGAATAAGTaactaaataatgttttaatgactaaaaactaattaaataacacATCAAGCTGGCAGCTAATTAACAagtaatcattcatatttttttccttgcaaattTTCCACCACATATTAGacataataataactaaaatgcaaccaggaataaaacaaaataaaagtaaaagcttGAAGTAttcaaacattattaatgaataatgcaATGTTTCTTTCAgttcaaaaataactaattaaatatgattgattACGATTTGAGGAAAAaagtaatcaataatattttgctgagcataaaaaaaatttgtccagaaactttaaatgtttctaaaattttctaaattttttttaaaacaaaaattaattttatacttaaaaccAAAAGTATATATGTGTTTGCGGTCTACAAGCCTATTCGTTTAACGTAGAGCTACTGAACTTGAGATATACATGATTTTTTGGGTGACAATGCGTCTCTCCGagcaattcttttcaaaattttaattaaaagctcagcgaaattttgaagattttccaCGATACCGTCCGAAAAGATTATTGCCCAAAAACgaatattatgcattttcaaaattttaaatgctgtcTTTTTTacgatatcaatttaatagtagtgcaacttttcttataaattttgacatttttttttaaaaaaaatttccaatattttcaacaatagattgcattgttgacttgaaattcaaaccgttttcattgtttaattgaatacttaaatgcgtgattttctttcaatgtttaaaGCTAAAGAAGATTTCTGTTTAGTATTTGTAATTTTACAAGGCAAATAAAAATGTGCAGatacaatattgcaaaaattaaaagataattgaaGTGGATATTTAAGTTTTTACTAGCGCTATGATGTCAGGGTGCTGTTTCGATTAGAAGGATTCatgcatacaataaataaaactcaagtaaaacaattgaaatatcaAGATATTGAAATCAGACAGTTTGATGGAATCTTGGATTTGAAGTTATATccaaacgatttatttgaaatcaaatattactaATGTTCCAGACGAACCGGATGCTGATGTGAGTTGAATaataagtaaatagaaaaaatagtctttttcttattctaaaattgaaaCCTCAAATTGATAATCAGTGCCAGAAATTTTAGGTATTTGTAAACAATACtaaattatgtgaatttttgctctacaaaataaagaattaccacaacaaaatagttaaaataaagcactaaaaaaacattatcatattttaacataaattttcagCTTAAGTGAAACCATGAATACTTCCGATTGTATTTGGATTTTTAAGCTACAGAAGgctaatttataaaatcttctgcCATTCCAAGATGCAAATAGCTCACCTATAATTTACCTGTTTGATTTGTAAACACTACTAAATTATGTGAATTCTTGcactacaaaataaagaattaccacaacaaaatagttaaaataaagcactaaaaaacattatcatattttaacataaattttcagCTTAAGTGAAACCATGAATACTTCCGATTGTATTTGGATTTTTAAGCTACAGAAGgctaatttataaaatcttctgtCATTCCAAGATGCAAATAGCTGACATATAATTTACCTGTTTGATTTGTAAACAATACTAAATTATGGGAATTCTTGCTctacaaaataaagaattaccACAACAAAACAGCTAAAATAAAGCACtcaaaaacattatcatattttatttagaatttaaaaaatatatttgttgacaaattttcaataaaaatatttacttattctcCACTTCTGAAGCAACCTGCTTAGAGTGTATAAAGCACTGATTTAGGTGGCGTAGGATTTCAGTCtgtggaaattttatttcatatttcggtgtatgtattattattcaaaaactaaagAGATGTTATTTCAACATCTGAAGCCATATGCAAAAAAATGAAggtcataaaataataaacttgggACAATTTCAAAAGTCAAAAGTAAATGTCTGAAAAAACatcaattcttttatattttgcttttggaTTGTAAAATTGCAGAATATACTATAAATATGTATGCAggaattataattatgtatttactatcaaaatttggattgtaaatacaatcaaaattttcattgtaaatgaTCTTCTTTTCACGACTGTTAATAATATATGCGATGTAGGTAGAAATATAACTTggaattaaattacataaattatatttaaaatccatcACTGCatgttttaaaagtgaaattttggaTTATGAATCTTGTTTTGTAAGCAATATAtactacattaatatttttatttattatttattttcctcacTAAAGAGTCATATAAACAATGTTaacttgtatttaattttaaaagacttgtatttaattttaaaagaaaaaatgcattattgtaTTATTGTTGTCAGTTATTATCGGATATATATTTGTTATCTTCGTTATTTCCTGTGATAATAAAATTTCGATGACTATAAGGACTTGAATTTGGtaagtaatttattctttaaaaatatcataaagtaACTAAAACCATTGAActtattttgtttcacttttaaaTGGCAAGACTTTTtgtctgtttaaaaattattttaaaaatagaaattattttaaattattttaaaaatagaaattattttaaaaatagaaattattttaaaaatagaaattattttaaaaatagaaattattttaaaaatagaaattattttaaaaatttaattaatatagttattaaataaatttttgatgaattgatAAACGCcgcttaagaaaataaaatggaataataaatgaaaaatgcaagtCTAAACTCAACTTTGTTATCAAATCAAAGtgtgatttatttttgaacaacaTGAACCTAATGATAAATATTCAAGCATAAAATTCCTAATTGGTTGTTTATTAAAGgctttaaaagaaacaaatccaTCACCTaattattgagtttttaaaagtttaattcaatGATTATACaggaataattttgattaaaaataataatgattattaaagCTCAGTTTAGAAagcaagtaattattttttataattagaaaaaatattgctgaatatCGGAATTAAAAACAATCGAgctattttttaatgatgtaattacaaattttgaatcttgtgtttatCGCATTAACTTTAAAGTAGACTtcactttttcttcaaaatttaattttaaaaaaaatattgcttgtttagaaataactttttggagacaattttttatatgcatacgCAATTACAAATAACTGGAAAAAGAACATCTCTTTTTAATACAGTTCTTTATACTTGTATATCCTTAACACGTGAAAGATGACATTTTGCTCTTACTTATGTTTGATTAGCCGTCTTTGATGTCCTTTtggttcattaaaaatatttgttgtgttttatttaagtcaaatttcttatgaaaatgttgatataTAAGGTTCCTTCAAAAGACTATTTTTTAGAaccaaattatgataaaaattgaagCAGTTACCTTACGCCACCTATCATATCATTATGCAACTAAAAACGTAATGATCTATCTTTTAATTGTATAGTTATGTTCGTGGtattttactttcccttttctcaTGCATTTGCATTTCTcatgcaaaatgaaaatataatgaatgttcTATTTAAGCCATTAATGTCTACAGAGGGAGAAAATAACGTGGtaaaatatttgctgaattaATCAAAACGATTCAAATTTTATGGAGAAaggtgaaatatattattaaaaattatacaaataatatattcaaaaagtctCAAAGTTCTGGAAAAAATTACACCATAATTAAATTGTCATCATTCATAACGTTTATTAACCACAGTGAGAAAATtgattataatcataaaaaaataattttaaattttaaaatggggtaaaaattatatttgtgttttgatatttttaaaagttaccaAAGAAAAATACCAAACCCTCCCATAATtcgtaattaattaaaagttaaaaaaacattgagATGGGAAAAAATAGTTGCCCATTACcaaccaaaaatatttatgtgtgtTTAATATAGTACTCAAAGTTAAGTAATTTTCTCTGTAGACAATAGACACACACGGTAACAtgcattcgtctttattattggTAGAAATAGCCAccgatttttctcttttttatattcttgGTCTTTTAATCCAATTTGTAAAAGTAttccatttttcataatttagttttataattatatttaaatgaaagtaatattttacttttatttaacataaatgaatgttataaaaaCCTTTAGTGGCATTTGTCGTCAGAAAGGTAGAAAAATGTCcaaattccgccaaatttcttacacCAAATTCGTGTTTGGTTAACAATCCATTTCTCGggtgcaagcgaaaaatcgccaaataatataaaattccccCAAAATtattacgccaaattcgcgtttggttcaaaACTGGCGACATTTGCAACCGGATATCGTAAAAGTACCGGCTAAGCAAACACGAGCAAGTGGCGTTCAAAATTTGTAGTGGCGAACACAACAGAGGTAAAACGCTCCCGATATGTGTGTATGCGTTTAATTATTGTcaagaatttgtttaaataatattaatttagtcaaCCAAGAaggcaaacaaaaataattcaaatgatacacAAAAACTTATAGCACTTGCTTTTATTTGTTCAAATGCTATTTACATGAAAGACTAAGCACAAAAAGCTTCATACATAAGTCATAATACCCAACCTCATTACGCCGTTAGCACCCTGCAAATTGTTTTCCTTTGGTCGTTGTCAGTTTAATTCCAAAATCCTTTTTTTGTCCAAGATTAGTAgaatctaaaataagaaatatataataataaattattgataaatgaaattgggAAAGTAACAATACCTTCGTTTTGTGCTACCtagtaaattcattcattttactcGATAAATTAATACGATATACAAATTGATAAACAGTGTCAGTATACTTCATAATCAGattcttatgaaataatgaaaattatagacTCATtctatataacaatttatatgaatttggaatatttaatataGTCAATATAGTTAAAAGCCTAAAAGTttcgataattattttaaaattattgaaatttatattttatatttatttaatttaattatttcattatatatacaactttaaaattaaaactcttttattaacatttttgcaTAAACCTACAACAAGAATTCATTTTGTGTAGCGCGAAATAATCGATGGTAATAGGACATAGTatatatgttattcattttatgatatacaggaattagaaaatgaaacaggaaattagatttatgtattaataaaaaatatttaaatgtatgacaattataaatttaatgctacAAACTATTTAcgaaaatttaaatgctaaatctttagattttaaaatttcaatacatcgCTGTTTTAACTCACAgactgcgtaatttttaaaaatcactatttagatgcgatgtttgctaATAAGTTCAAACATGTTTCAAATAAAGTGAACTGATACAATATGTTAcccgataataatatgatataaattgtaaaaataaacactctatagtagaggttcccaaacttttttttctcgtggaccacttttaaagttttactattttcgatagaccccctgctgctacatttatactgtattcccaaaactcctaaaaattatcaccctaaattgggggtgttaagaagaaaaaaaaagtatcacattttcttgtgtcctatttattaaaataatacttgtggttatacaaaattataaacatttattattacaaacaatcaacaattgacaaaaaatcaacaatgaactctgaaatgtaaatcaacaacaaaaaatagtcatacttttaatgagacggatgtacttgatgaattgacagcaaattatcaatatttggcttcagttttgtaagaagtaatctcaaatctccccgttctgtgatgttcaatctgctcctttttttgttAACCCtaaacggcactaaaacttctttcgacaagatatgacgagaGAAACGCTATCATAAATTTGGTGGTGGTGTACatttgtactattatctattgttctattcaattctgtgtttgaactgagtctcgaatatttttgagtgcctacctagtgaatgatgctacctgcctgtGTTGATAGGTAAATTTTTTACCTATTTACCTATTTTTtaccaagccaaaatttttgttctttattatgaaaaccagaaaatttttcgtggacccccacttacaacttgtgaacccctgttttcttttcacgtctacgtgaaCCCCCGTGTGGTTTCCTATGGaaccctgggggtccacctggaccactttgggaacctatgctcTATAGTGTGAAAAATGCAAGTTGTAATAGATAATGAACTGATTGCTAACCCGCGAAAATCGCGGaataagcagctggagggttaaaagTAAAATTGGATGTGAAATCAATGGTGCCCATTTACTTAATCCgtacaatattttatctattagtagtaatgaaaaaatatatcatagaataaaaatattttttttttttttttttttgcaaaaattaaagcaaaaatacatTACTGAACAGAAATAGCAacgatttttcttttgtaaaaataaaaacaaaaaatataattattgtaattaaaccagcatatttaaaaaagctgttttcgaaattttacaaatatggtgttatttatatatataaaaaaaattatcaccttAATTTACCAGACGACAGTTTTGGCGAATCCAGGAGCGAGAAGTCCGGCTCCATAGGGAAAACCGAGATGTCCGTGTCCGATAAGACCGCTGTAGGCGAGACCTGGAGCAGCAAAAAGAGGAGCAGCAGCAAGGGCTGGAGCAGCAACAGCGGGGGCTACTGGGGCGACTGGTGGAGCATAAGGACTGGCAATAGCAGCGGAAGCTGGGGCGCTGAGGGCAGTTCCAGGTTCGTTGGTCTTGACGGAAGCTCTGAAACCTGCAGCATCGGCGACGTAGTCAACTCTTCGGGCTCGACCATCAATGTCGGTGATGGTGTAGCTTCCTTGCTTGTTTCCAGCGGCATCTCCGACTTCAGCTCTGGCATTGGTGGCAGTGCCGTAGTTAAAAGCATAGTTGCCGATTGCCTGTGAATCAAAGCAAATTTGAATTCGTAATGTttgatt
Above is a genomic segment from Argiope bruennichi chromosome 1, qqArgBrue1.1, whole genome shotgun sequence containing:
- the LOC129981175 gene encoding adult-specific rigid cuticular protein 15.5-like, with the protein product MFAKIAILCAAVAAVSANPLLATSVVNDGNSISAKTQDAIGNYAFNYGTATNARAEVGDAAGNKQGSYTITDIDGRARRVDYVADAAGFRASVKTNEPGTALSAPASAAIASPYAPPVAPVAPAVAAPALAAAPLFAAPGLAYSGLIGHGHLGFPYGAGLLAPGFAKTVVW